One genomic region from Magnetococcales bacterium encodes:
- a CDS encoding type II secretion system F family protein, whose translation MPMFRYTGRSEGKPVDGVISASDAEAVAEQLFNRRIEPLEVEEVRSGSGDIELEFLIEWPTDDDRILFARQMYTLTKSGVSLVRSFQGLVESTHNKRLKQAMVRIIEDLQAGKELSVALAEHPKIFDRLFVRIIRMGEETGRMDESFKQLYQYMEVDKNTRRQIKSALRYPTFVVIAIVVAMFIVNYFVIPSFAGMFGKMGADLPAATKILLGTSAFVKKYALYIVISVGIGVYSFLAYIKTIPGRLWWDQVRLRLPIVGSIINRATLARYSRAFSMGSKAGLPVIQILSAVEEAVDNAYMAARIVGMREGIERGESLTQAAYNSNMFTPLVLQMMAVGEETGGIDEMMAEVAEFYEREVEYEVKGLSSAIEPILLTVIGAMVLVLALGIFMPMWDMSSAAMGKAKH comes from the coding sequence ATGCCCATGTTTCGGTATACCGGTCGCAGTGAAGGCAAGCCGGTGGATGGGGTGATCAGCGCTTCCGATGCCGAGGCGGTGGCGGAACAGCTCTTCAATCGTCGGATCGAGCCGTTGGAGGTGGAAGAGGTCCGGTCCGGAAGCGGCGACATCGAGCTGGAATTCCTGATCGAATGGCCTACCGATGATGATCGCATTCTGTTCGCCCGGCAGATGTATACCCTGACCAAATCCGGTGTCTCCCTGGTGCGGTCGTTTCAGGGGCTGGTGGAAAGCACCCACAACAAGCGGCTCAAACAGGCCATGGTGCGCATCATCGAGGATTTGCAGGCGGGCAAGGAGCTGTCCGTCGCCCTGGCCGAGCATCCCAAGATTTTTGACCGTCTTTTCGTGCGCATCATCCGCATGGGCGAGGAGACGGGACGCATGGACGAATCCTTCAAGCAGCTTTATCAATACATGGAGGTGGACAAAAACACCCGCCGCCAGATCAAGAGCGCCTTGCGGTATCCCACCTTCGTGGTGATCGCCATTGTGGTGGCCATGTTCATCGTCAACTATTTCGTGATTCCCTCCTTCGCGGGCATGTTCGGCAAAATGGGCGCGGATTTGCCCGCGGCCACCAAGATCCTGCTGGGCACTTCGGCTTTCGTGAAAAAATACGCGCTTTACATCGTGATCTCTGTCGGGATCGGGGTTTACAGCTTTTTGGCTTACATCAAGACCATTCCGGGCCGTCTGTGGTGGGATCAGGTCCGCTTGAGGTTGCCCATTGTCGGCTCGATCATCAACCGGGCCACCCTGGCCCGTTATTCCCGTGCTTTTTCCATGGGTTCCAAGGCGGGATTGCCGGTGATCCAGATCCTGTCGGCGGTGGAGGAGGCGGTGGACAATGCCTATATGGCCGCCCGCATCGTCGGTATGCGGGAGGGGATCGAACGGGGGGAAAGCCTTACCCAGGCCGCCTACAACAGCAACATGTTCACCCCTTTGGTCCTGCAGATGATGGCCGTGGGGGAAGAGACCGGAGGCATCGACGAGATGATGGCCGAGGTGGCCGAGTTTTATGAACGGGAGGTGGAGTACGAGGTCAAGGGGTTGAGTTCCGCCATCGAGCCGATCTTGTTGACGGTCATCGGCGCCATGGTGCTGGTGCTGGCTTTGGGAATCTTCATGCCCATGTGGGACATGAGTTCCGCCGCCATGGGCAAGGCGAAACATTAA
- the tadA gene encoding Flp pilus assembly complex ATPase component TadA, with translation MAPPPPNKLRLGDLLVETGLISAEQLRQALAHQDRTGAKLGEALVHLGLVTEQALQNFLNRQRQKLRIGDKLVEAGIISAEQLLAALAEQKKSGKKLGQSLAQLGILSETAFLEFLAAQLHIPYVDFKKFSFVPELVKLLPETTARRFRAVVLSRDGEGLLVGMADPTDIFVFDELARMLGQTPRVALVGESQLLRALDLVYRSEGSIREQVVALEEEVGKSEFDLDGIVQSEMAVDAPVVRILQSLFEDAMRMNASDIHIEPDAEVLRIRQRIDGVLNEQIVNEKKIAPALVSKLKLMANLEIAEKRLPQDGRFNITVKGKSVDVRLSTLPIQDGESVVMRLLDQSADNLNLDTVGMDQTLLTRFRYWLSRPHGLILVTGPTGSGKTTTLYGALNALNSPGKKIITVEDPVEYRLPRINQVQVRSRIGLTFAKVLRTVLRQDPDIVLVGEMRDQETAEIAIRAALTGHLVLSTLHTNSAVATAIRLVEMGVEGYAVASALKCILAQRLVRRVCQDCSETVEPDPGERILLQGLLGPRATGARLSRGRGCPQCNRSGYRGRVAVVELLEMRTNLAEALRNKDAAAFMRQAELQTGFIPLHKAALEYALQGITTLEEVMRLVSDVEEEQPVDPEEEESVTPDTSADKES, from the coding sequence ATGGCCCCACCTCCCCCCAATAAACTCCGTCTGGGGGATCTCCTGGTCGAAACCGGGTTGATCTCCGCCGAGCAGTTGCGTCAGGCCTTGGCCCATCAGGACCGGACCGGGGCCAAACTGGGGGAGGCGCTGGTCCATTTGGGATTGGTCACCGAGCAGGCGTTGCAGAATTTTTTGAACCGGCAACGCCAGAAATTGCGCATCGGTGACAAACTGGTGGAGGCGGGGATCATCTCCGCCGAACAGTTGTTGGCCGCCCTGGCGGAACAGAAAAAATCAGGCAAGAAACTGGGTCAGAGCCTCGCCCAGTTGGGCATTTTGAGCGAGACCGCCTTTCTGGAGTTCCTTGCCGCCCAGTTGCACATTCCCTATGTGGATTTCAAGAAGTTTTCGTTTGTCCCGGAGTTGGTGAAATTGCTGCCCGAGACCACGGCCCGTCGTTTTCGCGCCGTGGTGTTGTCCCGTGACGGGGAAGGGCTGCTGGTGGGCATGGCGGATCCCACCGATATTTTCGTGTTCGACGAATTGGCCCGCATGCTGGGTCAGACCCCCCGTGTGGCACTGGTGGGGGAAAGCCAGTTGCTGCGCGCCTTGGATTTGGTCTACCGCAGCGAGGGCAGTATCCGCGAGCAGGTGGTGGCCCTGGAGGAGGAGGTCGGCAAATCGGAGTTCGACCTGGATGGCATCGTCCAGTCCGAAATGGCCGTGGATGCTCCGGTGGTCAGGATTCTGCAATCGTTGTTCGAAGACGCCATGCGCATGAACGCCTCGGACATTCACATCGAACCCGATGCCGAGGTGTTGCGCATTCGTCAACGCATCGACGGGGTGTTGAACGAACAGATCGTCAACGAAAAAAAGATCGCTCCCGCGCTGGTTTCCAAACTCAAGCTCATGGCCAACCTGGAAATCGCCGAGAAGCGCTTGCCCCAGGATGGACGTTTCAACATTACCGTCAAAGGCAAGAGCGTGGATGTTCGTCTTTCCACGCTGCCGATCCAGGATGGAGAGTCCGTGGTGATGCGTCTGCTGGATCAATCGGCGGACAATCTCAATCTGGACACGGTGGGCATGGACCAGACCCTGTTGACCCGGTTCCGTTATTGGCTCAGCCGACCCCATGGATTGATCCTGGTGACCGGCCCCACCGGAAGCGGCAAGACCACCACCCTCTACGGCGCCCTGAACGCCTTGAACTCCCCGGGCAAAAAAATCATCACCGTGGAAGATCCGGTGGAATATCGTCTGCCCCGCATCAATCAGGTACAGGTGCGTTCCCGCATCGGCCTGACGTTCGCCAAGGTGTTGCGCACCGTGCTGCGGCAGGATCCGGATATCGTGCTGGTGGGTGAGATGCGCGACCAGGAGACCGCCGAAATCGCCATTCGCGCCGCCCTGACGGGGCATCTGGTGCTTTCCACCCTGCATACCAACAGCGCCGTGGCCACCGCCATCCGACTGGTGGAGATGGGGGTTGAAGGCTATGCGGTGGCTTCCGCCTTGAAATGCATCCTGGCCCAACGGTTGGTGCGTCGCGTCTGTCAGGATTGCAGCGAAACCGTGGAACCGGATCCGGGGGAGCGGATCCTGTTGCAAGGATTGCTCGGCCCCCGGGCGACAGGAGCGCGGCTGAGTCGGGGCCGGGGGTGTCCCCAGTGCAACCGCAGCGGCTACCGGGGCCGGGTCGCGGTGGTGGAACTGCTGGAAATGCGTACCAATCTGGCCGAGGCCCTGCGCAACAAGGATGCGGCGGCTTTCATGCGGCAGGCCGAATTGCAGACCGGGTTCATTCCGTTGCACAAGGCGGCGCTGGAATACGCGTTGCAGGGCATCACCACCCTGGAAGAGGTGATGCGTCTGGTCAGCGATGTGGAGGAGGAGCAACCCGTGGATCCGGAGGAGGAGGAGAGCGTCACCCCCGATACCTCTGCCGACAAGGAGTCTTGA
- a CDS encoding tetratricopeptide repeat protein produces EFKAESKPEPKPEFKAESNKPQASEGMGRSDLATTTGGPVPTRAEFEAEYPPLSPPSRQDPGVKGVGVVEESMAGDRVMGARRIASLQPSVVGVQTAKDVLPEPSAWSESEFRSQRQAELKTPGTPPAEPKAFPPAPNGADSKGSTEKPRGPTASGDANRRDSSKAAADQAGWVERTYQQALEKKDAGDREGEEALLQQVIKSDPGHKGAVRRMARIMVETNRGDKALEMLRQAAGGRGDTSLADEDPNLAAFLAALYQRREEHWQAIDLYEALLKKYPNKGLWQMGMAISLEKVEENNEAMRAYKKALASGDLNHKLQSFVRKRIEKL; encoded by the coding sequence GAGTTCAAGGCGGAGAGCAAACCGGAGCCGAAGCCCGAGTTCAAGGCGGAGAGCAACAAACCACAGGCGTCGGAAGGGATGGGCCGATCGGACCTTGCCACCACCACCGGGGGGCCAGTTCCGACCCGGGCCGAATTCGAGGCGGAATATCCGCCGTTGTCGCCACCCAGTCGTCAGGATCCGGGGGTCAAGGGAGTGGGGGTGGTCGAGGAGTCCATGGCCGGGGATCGGGTCATGGGGGCCAGGAGGATTGCCTCGTTGCAGCCGAGTGTGGTCGGGGTGCAGACTGCCAAGGATGTGCTGCCGGAACCGTCGGCGTGGTCGGAGAGTGAATTCCGTTCTCAGCGGCAGGCGGAATTGAAAACCCCCGGCACACCTCCGGCGGAACCGAAGGCGTTTCCCCCGGCGCCCAACGGTGCGGACTCCAAGGGTTCCACCGAAAAGCCCCGCGGCCCGACCGCTTCCGGTGACGCCAACCGGCGGGATAGCTCCAAGGCCGCGGCGGATCAGGCCGGATGGGTGGAGCGGACCTATCAGCAGGCTTTGGAAAAGAAGGATGCCGGCGACCGGGAGGGAGAAGAGGCGCTGCTGCAACAGGTGATCAAGTCCGATCCGGGTCACAAGGGGGCGGTGCGGCGCATGGCGCGGATCATGGTCGAGACCAATCGGGGGGACAAGGCCCTGGAGATGTTGCGTCAGGCCGCCGGAGGCCGGGGTGATACCTCATTGGCCGACGAGGATCCCAACCTGGCGGCTTTCCTGGCGGCCTTGTATCAACGGCGCGAGGAACATTGGCAGGCGATAGACCTGTACGAGGCGCTGCTGAAGAAGTATCCTAACAAAGGACTGTGGCAGATGGGCATGGCCATCTCCTTGGAAAAGGTGGAAGAGAACAACGAAGCCATGCGGGCCTACAAAAAAGCCCTGGCCAGTGGCGATCTCAACCATAAGTTGCAAAGCTTCGTGCGCAAGAGGATTGAAAAACTGTAA
- a CDS encoding PEGA domain-containing protein, translating into MSLMIQMLKKAEQDGVERLESTPGPFGHPHHASVPRRSSWSAWAGWGVAAVVVLFAGPVIVEKWYVKGNVTPVSSLADKRVETRPLAANLGTIHAVSEPPGAGVLLDGRFVGVTPLRFQWDSGAVTLTLKKNGFQDLTAPVQVDVAKEVDFRVTLQPETLPAVANLPKVAPPLPVTAAVVPAAAKAEAASVPPLPGAAAAGSVPVAAIPAGEDPDADAPLKLAGVIRYPPEVKLADAAKGGESARDENKPKKTAKSAKPSKAHAGEGEGATVPVQDVREIAKDPELASLLRQPDSSPSDQLNFAYSIQMSAYLDRDSAIRNAALWRKRGYDAYVLELWGVKDPTRLWQSVRVGRFNDLVKARLALEALRRQEKISGFYVARSDSFTPPEGAAPIQAAKIIPITGPDNVARVDGGAAAGKGSVLSVTASAPVADALPAPMTGAGKESAAEMDRMETAPVDSLSVTSVPLPLLAPTPRRVEAKQQPKPEFKAESKPEPKPEFK; encoded by the coding sequence GTGAGCCTGATGATACAGATGTTGAAAAAAGCGGAGCAGGATGGGGTGGAACGGCTTGAATCGACACCGGGTCCGTTTGGACACCCGCATCACGCGTCGGTGCCCAGACGCAGTTCCTGGAGCGCCTGGGCCGGATGGGGTGTGGCCGCCGTGGTGGTGCTGTTCGCCGGTCCAGTGATCGTGGAAAAGTGGTATGTGAAGGGGAATGTGACCCCGGTGTCGTCCCTGGCGGATAAAAGGGTCGAGACCCGTCCCCTCGCGGCCAACTTGGGTACGATTCACGCGGTGAGCGAACCGCCGGGAGCCGGGGTGCTGCTGGATGGTCGGTTTGTGGGGGTGACGCCTTTGCGGTTCCAGTGGGACAGCGGAGCGGTGACGCTGACGCTGAAAAAGAACGGATTCCAGGATCTGACCGCTCCTGTGCAGGTGGACGTGGCCAAAGAGGTGGATTTCCGGGTCACCTTGCAACCCGAAACCCTGCCTGCGGTGGCCAATTTGCCCAAGGTGGCGCCTCCTTTGCCTGTGACGGCTGCGGTGGTTCCGGCGGCAGCCAAGGCGGAAGCGGCCTCGGTGCCGCCGTTGCCCGGGGCGGCTGCCGCGGGATCGGTTCCTGTGGCGGCCATTCCGGCGGGAGAGGATCCGGATGCGGATGCGCCCCTGAAGTTGGCGGGGGTGATTCGTTATCCTCCCGAAGTCAAGCTCGCGGATGCCGCCAAGGGTGGGGAATCGGCCAGAGACGAGAACAAGCCCAAAAAGACCGCCAAGTCCGCCAAGCCTTCCAAGGCCCATGCCGGGGAGGGAGAGGGGGCGACGGTGCCGGTTCAGGATGTGCGGGAGATCGCCAAGGATCCGGAACTGGCGTCCTTGTTGCGTCAGCCCGACTCGTCTCCTTCGGATCAATTGAATTTCGCCTATTCCATTCAGATGTCGGCCTATCTGGATCGGGACAGCGCGATTCGCAACGCGGCCTTGTGGCGCAAACGGGGGTATGACGCCTATGTGCTGGAGTTGTGGGGGGTCAAGGATCCCACCCGGCTGTGGCAAAGCGTGCGGGTGGGCCGGTTCAATGATCTGGTCAAGGCCCGTCTCGCCCTGGAGGCGTTGAGACGCCAGGAGAAGATATCGGGTTTTTATGTGGCCCGCAGCGACTCCTTCACGCCTCCCGAAGGGGCCGCGCCGATCCAGGCGGCCAAGATCATTCCCATAACCGGTCCGGATAACGTGGCGCGGGTGGATGGCGGTGCCGCTGCGGGGAAGGGATCCGTTCTTTCTGTGACCGCTTCCGCCCCGGTGGCGGATGCCTTGCCCGCACCCATGACAGGAGCCGGGAAGGAAAGTGCCGCGGAGATGGACCGGATGGAGACGGCTCCCGTGGATTCCCTGTCTGTGACCTCGGTCCCGTTGCCGCTTTTGGCCCCCACGCCCCGCCGGGTCGAGGCCAAACAACAGCCGAAGCCCGAGTTCAAGGCGGAGAGCAAACCGGAGCCGAAGCCCGAGTTCAAG
- a CDS encoding secretin N-terminal domain-containing protein produces MFWRAHIMRLLLGGMLFLSTSCALPGRSADEMNDGMFATGEPAEFQSSFDSIQEVVKPNLRKNREESKKSEEVPPMVFEELLGQDASVESMASQRPPVATQVRRLDVNVSGVNARDFFMSLVQDSPGVNMVVHPDVKGQISLELKRVTVDEVVEVACEMYQFDCHPFAEHGNGNIRGFKIYPWRLVTKTYRVDFLPVKRGGRTDTQVSSGTGKESTTTSKEGNKSSSKSESQSSGSSVETTYGSDFWHDLELTIHSILKMDQVADTANKSGDNKSGDNKSGGTESESGAGQENKDKADKKNQQTVSVSGNAGQDLKGVIVNRQAGLVTVRAFPKELSEIDAFLEDLRSRSQRQVILEAKIIEVELNDGFQFGIDWLAINKGLGSDRFAPLSSEPSGGRTFVSSMSEQMVSASSDSSTVLNLNPLFTKGFVASQTGAGSPFSLALRAHDFTTFLGVLQKQGKVQVLSSPRIATINNQKAVIKVGEDGFFITGMNTGSATPSSRGDTSILVDPTPIFTEMFTGVALDVTPQVGENGMVTLHVHPMVRTVQDKEKNYKINDKPQTVPLAQSTTRETDSVIRVGSGELAVIGGLLKKEHRMDVDKLPLLGDLPGVGALFQKSRETWYKSEMVILIRPIVVDVQHDWGDERKRTAERIGGMRRDARIWNP; encoded by the coding sequence ATGTTCTGGCGTGCCCATATCATGCGTCTGCTGCTGGGGGGGATGTTGTTTTTGTCCACCTCCTGCGCCCTTCCGGGGCGGTCGGCGGATGAGATGAATGATGGCATGTTCGCGACGGGAGAACCGGCGGAGTTTCAGTCCAGTTTTGATTCCATCCAGGAGGTGGTCAAACCCAATCTCAGGAAAAATCGGGAGGAGTCCAAAAAAAGCGAAGAGGTGCCCCCCATGGTGTTCGAGGAACTGCTTGGGCAGGATGCGTCGGTGGAGTCGATGGCTTCCCAGCGTCCCCCCGTTGCTACCCAGGTGCGGCGTTTGGATGTGAATGTGAGCGGCGTCAATGCCCGGGATTTTTTCATGAGTCTGGTCCAGGACTCCCCGGGGGTGAACATGGTGGTGCATCCCGACGTGAAGGGTCAGATCTCCCTGGAATTGAAGCGGGTCACCGTGGATGAGGTGGTGGAGGTGGCGTGCGAGATGTATCAATTCGACTGCCATCCTTTTGCCGAACACGGGAATGGGAACATTCGGGGTTTCAAGATCTATCCGTGGCGGCTGGTGACCAAGACCTATCGGGTCGATTTCCTGCCGGTGAAGCGGGGAGGGCGGACCGATACCCAGGTCAGTTCCGGCACCGGCAAGGAGTCCACCACCACCAGCAAGGAAGGCAACAAGTCGAGTTCCAAGAGCGAGTCTCAAAGCAGCGGCTCTTCGGTTGAGACCACCTATGGATCGGATTTTTGGCATGATCTGGAATTGACCATCCATTCGATCCTGAAAATGGATCAGGTGGCGGATACCGCCAACAAGAGCGGTGACAATAAGAGTGGTGACAACAAGAGCGGTGGAACCGAATCCGAATCCGGCGCCGGGCAGGAGAACAAGGACAAAGCCGACAAGAAAAATCAACAGACCGTGTCGGTCTCCGGGAATGCCGGCCAGGATTTGAAGGGCGTGATCGTCAACCGTCAGGCCGGGTTGGTGACGGTGCGGGCTTTTCCCAAGGAATTGAGCGAAATTGATGCCTTCCTGGAGGATTTGCGTTCGAGAAGCCAGCGTCAGGTGATTCTGGAGGCCAAGATCATCGAGGTGGAACTCAACGATGGCTTTCAGTTCGGCATCGACTGGTTGGCCATCAACAAGGGACTGGGCAGCGATCGGTTCGCGCCGCTGTCCTCCGAGCCCAGCGGCGGTCGGACTTTCGTGAGCAGCATGTCCGAACAGATGGTTTCCGCCAGCAGTGACAGTTCGACGGTATTGAATCTGAATCCGTTGTTCACCAAGGGGTTTGTCGCCTCCCAGACCGGAGCCGGATCCCCGTTCAGTCTGGCGTTGCGGGCGCATGATTTCACGACTTTTCTGGGTGTGTTGCAAAAACAGGGCAAGGTGCAGGTGTTGTCGAGTCCCCGGATCGCCACGATCAATAATCAAAAGGCGGTCATCAAGGTGGGTGAGGATGGTTTTTTCATCACGGGCATGAACACCGGCAGTGCGACCCCCAGTTCCAGGGGTGACACATCCATTCTGGTGGATCCCACGCCGATCTTCACCGAAATGTTTACCGGTGTCGCCCTGGATGTGACGCCTCAGGTCGGTGAAAACGGCATGGTGACCTTGCATGTCCATCCCATGGTACGGACCGTGCAAGACAAGGAGAAGAATTACAAGATCAACGACAAGCCCCAAACCGTGCCCCTGGCCCAGAGTACCACCCGGGAGACCGACAGCGTCATCCGGGTGGGTAGCGGAGAGTTGGCGGTCATCGGCGGATTGTTGAAAAAAGAACATCGCATGGATGTGGACAAGTTGCCGCTTTTGGGGGATCTGCCGGGTGTGGGGGCGTTGTTCCAGAAGTCCAGGGAGACCTGGTACAAAAGCGAGATGGTGATTTTGATTCGTCCGATTGTGGTGGATGTGCAGCACGATTGGGGGGACGAGCGGAAAAGAACGGCCGAACGGATTGGTGGCATGCGCAGGGATGCGCGCATTTGGAATCCTTGA
- the lnt gene encoding apolipoprotein N-acyltransferase yields MSRLVAWIKRRTTIELVAALLAGGVSMWGLPPAPTPLPTILGMALWLRLLEGTRPRRGAWLGFAFGLGHFVPGLAWLWSSLHVFGKIPSLVVVLMIFGLAAILAGYTALFGALLPRLVFRPVVLPLAAGALWVVTEWLRAHVFSGFPWNLIGYVWDGAEPVVQIADLGGVYLLSGLTLFLAGMVTLLTRPAAWRRWPMPVFAVVVSAGVVGSAWFYGQERLQELASARSSAGAPQEMRVALVQGNIAQDLKWEPARQKEWLNRYLDLTAALERSVDLVVWPETAAAFFLQAAPRELDAIVAVSRGLNAPILTGAPMADKDAQREWSFFNSMVLIGGQESGDFLHRYDKHHLVPFGEYIPFRSLVPKSMHKLTHGAKDFSSGPGPALLEWGMGALGPLICYEVIFPDEVRELAHKGARWLINVTNDGWFGESAKPQHLAMARMRAVENRLPMIRVANSGISAVFDAVGRELGRIPSNVQGAMVVAVPPGEGESLWSRHGHRWIWVWSGLCLLLWGVGRMSGFLARVALPPET; encoded by the coding sequence ATGTCGCGCCTGGTCGCCTGGATCAAACGCCGCACCACCATCGAGCTGGTGGCGGCTTTGTTGGCGGGTGGCGTGTCGATGTGGGGTCTGCCCCCCGCGCCCACCCCGTTGCCCACCATCTTGGGTATGGCCCTGTGGTTGCGTCTGCTGGAAGGGACCAGACCCCGACGGGGGGCGTGGCTGGGTTTCGCGTTCGGACTGGGTCATTTCGTGCCCGGTCTGGCGTGGCTGTGGAGCAGTCTGCATGTTTTTGGCAAGATCCCGTCGCTGGTGGTGGTCTTGATGATTTTTGGTCTCGCGGCGATCTTGGCGGGTTATACGGCGTTGTTCGGCGCGTTGTTGCCCCGTCTGGTTTTCCGGCCTGTGGTGTTGCCGTTGGCTGCCGGGGCGCTGTGGGTGGTCACGGAGTGGTTGCGCGCCCATGTGTTCAGCGGTTTTCCCTGGAACCTGATCGGTTATGTGTGGGATGGCGCGGAACCGGTGGTGCAGATCGCCGATCTGGGTGGGGTCTATCTGCTCTCCGGGTTGACCCTGTTTCTGGCTGGAATGGTGACGCTCCTGACCCGACCCGCGGCGTGGCGTCGTTGGCCGATGCCCGTTTTTGCGGTGGTGGTGAGTGCCGGCGTGGTGGGGTCCGCCTGGTTTTATGGTCAGGAACGGCTCCAGGAGTTGGCTTCCGCCCGGTCATCCGCAGGGGCGCCCCAGGAGATGCGGGTGGCTTTGGTCCAAGGCAATATCGCCCAGGATCTGAAGTGGGAGCCGGCCCGTCAGAAGGAGTGGTTGAACCGTTATCTGGATCTAACGGCGGCGCTGGAGCGGTCCGTGGATCTGGTGGTCTGGCCCGAGACGGCGGCGGCTTTTTTTCTGCAAGCCGCGCCCCGGGAGTTGGACGCGATTGTGGCGGTCAGTCGGGGCCTGAACGCTCCCATCCTCACCGGTGCCCCCATGGCGGACAAGGATGCCCAGCGGGAGTGGTCGTTTTTCAACAGCATGGTCCTGATCGGCGGCCAGGAGAGCGGAGACTTTCTCCACCGCTATGACAAGCACCATCTGGTTCCTTTTGGCGAATACATTCCGTTTCGTTCCCTGGTGCCCAAATCGATGCATAAATTGACCCATGGCGCCAAGGATTTCTCCTCGGGTCCCGGTCCCGCGTTGCTGGAATGGGGCATGGGGGCGCTCGGGCCGTTGATCTGTTATGAGGTGATCTTTCCGGACGAGGTGCGGGAGTTGGCCCACAAAGGGGCCCGCTGGCTGATCAATGTCACCAACGATGGCTGGTTCGGAGAGTCGGCCAAGCCGCAACATCTGGCCATGGCCCGGATGCGGGCCGTGGAAAACCGCTTGCCCATGATCCGCGTGGCCAACTCCGGGATTTCGGCTGTGTTCGATGCCGTGGGTCGGGAACTCGGTCGCATTCCCTCCAACGTGCAGGGTGCCATGGTGGTGGCGGTGCCCCCGGGTGAAGGAGAGAGCCTCTGGAGCCGGCATGGTCATCGGTGGATCTGGGTGTGGAGCGGGTTGTGTCTGCTGCTTTGGGGGGTGGGGCGGATGTCGGGATTCCTGGCCCGGGTGGCGCTTCCCCCGGAAACGTGA
- the ybeY gene encoding rRNA maturation RNase YbeY, which produces MSATVLVNLSSPLWPEAEEERVARAVQATLEVEGRTSGEIEVGVLLTDDAESRQLNLTHRGLDRPANVLSFAMEDGEEFPDPEGGPELLGDIVIPYETTLAEAKELGVTVENRLIHLVVHGVLHLLGYDHERSPEEAERQEAREITVLARLGIANPYEV; this is translated from the coding sequence ATGTCGGCCACGGTCCTGGTAAACCTGTCCTCTCCCCTATGGCCCGAGGCTGAAGAAGAACGGGTCGCCCGCGCCGTGCAGGCCACCCTGGAGGTCGAAGGACGCACCTCCGGCGAGATCGAAGTGGGGGTCTTGCTGACGGATGACGCCGAATCCCGGCAACTCAACCTGACTCATCGGGGATTGGATCGCCCGGCCAATGTGTTGTCTTTCGCCATGGAGGACGGGGAGGAGTTCCCGGATCCCGAAGGGGGGCCGGAGCTGTTGGGGGATATCGTCATCCCGTATGAGACCACCTTGGCGGAAGCCAAGGAGCTGGGGGTGACGGTGGAAAACCGTTTGATCCATCTGGTGGTGCATGGGGTGCTGCATCTGTTGGGCTATGACCATGAACGCTCGCCGGAAGAGGCGGAGCGTCAGGAAGCCCGGGAGATCACCGTGCTCGCCCGCCTGGGAATCGCCAATCCCTATGAGGTTTGA